The Pseudomonas pergaminensis nucleotide sequence CAACAGGCCGGTATCTTCCTGATCCAGGGCCTGGACGAAGCGTCCATGAGCCACACCCTGGGCGCGTTCTGCCCGAACATCCTGTTCCCGTATGCCCGTGAGACCCTGGACAGCCTGGTCACCCGTGGCTCGTTCCCTGCGCTGATGCTGGCTCCGGTGAACTTCGATGCCCTGTACGCTCAAGAGCTGCAGCGCATGCAACAAGAAGGTTCTTCGACGGTTCAGTAATTTCGAACCCGACGCAGTACTCAATGTGGGAGGGGGCCTGTGTGGGAGCTGGCTTGCCAGCGATAGCATCACCGTGGTGTGACTGACACACCGAGGTGCCTGCATCGCGGGCAAGCCCGGCTCCCACACAGGCCCCCTTCCACATTTGTTTTGCGGTGTTATTTGAAGCCGAGTTGGCGCCAGCCTTCGTAGACTGTAACCGCCACGGTGTTGGACAGGTTCAAGCTGCGGCAACCCTCGCGCATCGGCAGGCGCAGGCGATGGCCGTCGGGCAGGGCGTCGAGCACCTCGGCCGGCAGCCCCCGGCTTTCCGGGCCGAACAGGAAGGCGTCGCCTTCGGCAAAACTGGCATCATGGAATGGCCGCGAACCCTTGGTGGTGAACGCGAACAGCCGTGGGTGGCCCAGGCTTTCCAGGCAGCTGGCGAGGTCGGCATGGCGCTTGAGCGTGGCGTACTCGTGGTAGTCCAGCCCGGCGCGGCGCAGGCGCTTGTCGTCCATGTCAAAGCCCAGCGGCTCGATCAAATGCAGGTGGCAGCCACTGTTGGCGCACAGCCTGATAACGTTGCCGGTATTCGGCGGAATTTCTGGTTGAAAAAGGATGACGTGAAACATGCACGGCTCCGAAGGCAAAGATGCGCTGCATTCTACCCCCGAAGAGGACCCAAGGCCGAAGCTTATGCCTCGGGTCATGGGCTCTTTGGCGATTGTCGGCATGATGGTGGGCCTGATGATCGGCCGGCTGACCACCCCGGACCCGGTCGAACTGCAACAGGTCGAGACCGCAAGGGATGGCGTGGTGGTGTGGTTCAACAGTGAGCCCAAGCTGCACGGCGAGCATATCGACGGCACCGTGGCGCTGCTGTTCGACGCACAGGGCAAGGCCGCCGGTGGGCAACTCAAGGTCAATGAAAAAGACGTGAACTGGCGCGTGCGCAAGACCGATGGCGGCCTGCTGCTGAACCTGGTGGCGGCCCGGCCGTTGCGTGGGGAGTGGAAGGGTGAGAAGGCCGATGGCCGCTGGCGATTGGAGATCCATCTCCAGGAGGAATAAAAGAGGGAATCCCCGGCCTGCCTGTACCAAGGTCCCCAAAACGGGCTGGGGCTATGGGCGCTGTGCCACATAAGCCCCGGGTGTAAAGAAGGGAGTTCCCGGCCTGCCTGTACCAGGGCTCCCAAAACGGGGTGAAGCCGTGAAGGCTTCGGTGTTAAAGAGGGAATCCCCGGCCTGCCTGTACCGAGGTTCCCCAAAGCGGTGTGGAGCGCGACGCGGTTCGCATCAAGCACCCCGGATGTAAAGAGGGGATTCTCGGCCTGCCTGTACCAAGGTCCCCGAAACTGGGTAGTACAAGGGTTATTGCAGGGCGCGTGCCAGAGTCGCCAAGTTGTGCCAAAAAAATCTGCAGAAAGCGCAAAGCCCCGGAATACGGGGCTTTGGTGTTTTTGGCTTTTAGGTTCTTTTCAACGAGGCTGTAGTTTCGGGCTTTGGATTCGTGCCCGATGCCGGTTCATGGTGCATTGAAGCGGTGCACAGTCTTGGGTCCAACACAAAACAACTGTGGGAGCTGGCTTGCCTGCGATGGCGGTGTGTCAGCCATACATCGGGTGACTGACACGGTGCTATCGCGGGCAAGCCCGCTCCCACAGGGGATCTTTAGTGGATCAGAGAAGGTGGGTCAGCCTTCATCACCCTCATCATCATCCCCGCCGTCGACCTTCATCCCCAGCTCCTTGATCTTGCGCGTCAAGGTGTTGCGGCCCCAACCCAGCAACACGGCGGCATCGCGGCGGCGGCCAGCGGTGTGCTTCAAGGCGGTCTCGATCATGATCCGCTCGAACGCCGGCACGGCGCTGTCCAAGAGGCTCGACTGGCCGCGTGCCAGGGCCTGGTCGGCCCACTGGCGCAACGCCTGCTCCCAGTTGGTCACGGGGGCGGAGTCCTGCGGCAGGCTCAACAGCTCCGGCGGCAGGTCGCTGATATGCACTTCGCGCCCAGACGCCATTACGGTGATCCAGCGACAGGTGTTCTCCAGCTGGCGCACGTTGCCCGGCCACGGCAGGTTCTTCAGGTATTCCTCGGTCTCGCTTTTCAGCAACTTCGGCTCGACAGCCAGCTCTTGGGCGGCTCGGCTGAGGAAGTGGCGGGCGAGAGTGGGAATATCTTCGCGACGGTCCGACATGCGCGGAATGTGGATGCGGATCACGTTGAGGCGGTGGAACAAGTCCTCACGGAATTTGCCCGCATGCACCAGGGTTTCGAGGTTCTGGTGGGTCGCCGCAATGATGCGCACGTCGACCTTGACCGGCGTGTGCCCGCCAACGCGATAGAACTCACCGTCCGCCAGCACCCGCAGCAGCCGGGTCTGGGTATCGGCGGGCATGTCGCCGATTTCATCAAGGAACAACGTACCGCCGTCAGCCTGTTCAAAGCGGCCGCGACGCAGGTTGGCTGCGCCGGTGAACGCGCCTTTTTCATGGCCGAACAGCTCGGACTCCATCAAATCCTTGGGGATCGCCGCCATGTTCAAGGCGATGAACGGCGAGGCTGCCCGTGGGCTGTGACGGTGCAGGGCGTGGGCCACCAGCTCTTTACCGGTACCGGATTCGCCGTTGATCAGCACGGTGATGTTGGAGTGGCTCAAGCGCCCGATGGCGCGAAACACTTCCTGCATCGCCGGCGCTTCACCGATGATTTCCGGGGTGCGGGTGAGGGCCGGTGGGGCTTCCTGGTTCTGTTGTTCCTGGGCGTGCTGGTTCGCGCGCTTGACCAACGCCACCGCCTCGTCCACATCGAATGGCTTGGGCAGGTATTCAAAAGCGCCGCCCTGATAGGAGGCGACAGCGCTGTCCAGATCCGAGTGCGCGGTCATGATGATCACTGGCAGGCGCGGGTGCTGCTCGCGGATCCGCGCCAGCAAGTCCAGGCCGCTGGCGCCGGGCATGCGGATGTCGGAGATGATCACGTCGGGCTGCTGGCGAGCCAGGCGGCTCATCACCCCGTCGGCGCTGTCGAAGCTCTGGGTGGTCATGCCTTCCTGTTGCAAGGCTTTCTCGAGGACCCAGCGGATAGAACGGTCGTCATCGACGATCCAGACAGTTTCACTACGGCTCATGTCGATGGGGCTCCTTGTTCCAGAGGCAGAAAGATCGAGAAGGTGGTGTGGCCAGGATGGCTCTCACATTCGATCAGGCCCTGATGCTGGCTGATGATGTTCTGGGTAATGGCCAGGCCCAGCCCGGTACCGTCCGGGCGGCCGCTGACCATGGGAAAGAAGATGGTTTCCTGGAGTTCCGCAGGAATGCCGGGGCCGTTGTCGATGATTTCGACCTTGGTCACCAGGCGATGGCGCACATGGCCGATGGTGAACTGACGCAGGGCGCGGGTGCGCAGGCTGATGCGGCCCAGGCGCAGTTCGTTCTGGCTGCTGATGGCCTGCATCGCATTACGCACAATATTGAGCACCGCCTGGATCATCTGTTCGCGGTCGATCAATACATCGGGAATGCTCGGGTCGTAGTCGCGCACCAAGGTGATGCAGCCCTGGCTTTCGGCCTCTACCAACTGGCAGACACGCTCCAGCACCTCATGCACGTTGGTCATTGCCAGGGACGGCAGCTTGTTGGAGCCGAGCATGCGGTCCACAAGGTTCCGCAGGCGGTCGGCTTCTTCGATGATGACGTTGGTGTAGTCCTTGAGGTGTTCCTCTGGCAGCTCGCGGGCCAGCAGCTGCGCTGCGCCGCGAATACCGCCCAGCGGGTTCTTGATCTCATGGGCCAGGCCACGCACCAGCATCTTGCTGGTTTCCTGCTTGGACAGCTGCGCTTCCTCCTTGGTGATGCGCAGCAGGCGGTCACGGGGGTGCACTTCCAGCAGCAGCAAGGTGGTGCCGTTGCTGAGGATCGGGGTTACGGCATAGTCGACGGTCAGGGTCTGGCCGGTGAGGGCCGTGAGCATCGCCTCGCGTTTGGTGAACGGGTGTGCCTGCTCCACGGCCTGGCGCAACGAGCTCAACGCCTCGGCCGACTCAGTAAACAATTCGCTGATGAACTGCCCATGGCTGCGCTGGCCGCTGATAGCCAGGAGCATTTCCGCCGCCGGGTTCATG carries:
- the glnL gene encoding nitrogen regulation protein NR(II), whose translation is MTISDALHRLLLDNLTTATILLNDDLRLEYMNPAAEMLLAISGQRSHGQFISELFTESAEALSSLRQAVEQAHPFTKREAMLTALTGQTLTVDYAVTPILSNGTTLLLLEVHPRDRLLRITKEEAQLSKQETSKMLVRGLAHEIKNPLGGIRGAAQLLARELPEEHLKDYTNVIIEEADRLRNLVDRMLGSNKLPSLAMTNVHEVLERVCQLVEAESQGCITLVRDYDPSIPDVLIDREQMIQAVLNIVRNAMQAISSQNELRLGRISLRTRALRQFTIGHVRHRLVTKVEIIDNGPGIPAELQETIFFPMVSGRPDGTGLGLAITQNIISQHQGLIECESHPGHTTFSIFLPLEQGAPST
- the ntrC gene encoding nitrogen regulation protein NR(I) gives rise to the protein MSRSETVWIVDDDRSIRWVLEKALQQEGMTTQSFDSADGVMSRLARQQPDVIISDIRMPGASGLDLLARIREQHPRLPVIIMTAHSDLDSAVASYQGGAFEYLPKPFDVDEAVALVKRANQHAQEQQNQEAPPALTRTPEIIGEAPAMQEVFRAIGRLSHSNITVLINGESGTGKELVAHALHRHSPRAASPFIALNMAAIPKDLMESELFGHEKGAFTGAANLRRGRFEQADGGTLFLDEIGDMPADTQTRLLRVLADGEFYRVGGHTPVKVDVRIIAATHQNLETLVHAGKFREDLFHRLNVIRIHIPRMSDRREDIPTLARHFLSRAAQELAVEPKLLKSETEEYLKNLPWPGNVRQLENTCRWITVMASGREVHISDLPPELLSLPQDSAPVTNWEQALRQWADQALARGQSSLLDSAVPAFERIMIETALKHTAGRRRDAAVLLGWGRNTLTRKIKELGMKVDGGDDDEGDEG
- a CDS encoding tRNA (cytidine(34)-2'-O)-methyltransferase, which produces MFHVILFQPEIPPNTGNVIRLCANSGCHLHLIEPLGFDMDDKRLRRAGLDYHEYATLKRHADLASCLESLGHPRLFAFTTKGSRPFHDASFAEGDAFLFGPESRGLPAEVLDALPDGHRLRLPMREGCRSLNLSNTVAVTVYEGWRQLGFK